The sequence AGCGGGAGACCGGGTCGTCGTCGCGGCCGAAAGCGGCACCTTCGATCAGGATTTCCGGGAAGCCGGAGCGGACTTGGTCCGTCTCCCCCTCGACCAGGATAGGAAAAACCTTTTCCAGGTTCCCGGGCTCATGGCCCGGCTGAGACGGATCTGCCGGGAGCGGGAGATTGAGATCATCCACTCCCACCACCGCTGGACGACGTTTTTAGCCGGATTCGCGGCGAAATCCCTGAACATTCCCCTGGTCTTTCATTGTCACAGCCGGATCCAGGGGAAAAAGCGCCTGACATCCTGGGGCGATCAAGTCATCGCCGTGAGCGAGGATCTGCGCCGCTATTTGATCGACGACTTCCATGTTCGTCCGGACCGCATCCGCACCGTCTCCAATGCCGTTCCCGACCCGGTTTGCCGGGACAGGGATGTCGAGAGGGAGAGGAAGGCCATCCGGTCGTTTTTCGGCGAGGGTTGGACCGGACCTCTGATCGGAACGGCCGGGAGGCTTGTCAAGGAGAAGGGATTCGATATTCTGATCTCCGCCGTTCCCCTCATTCTCAGGGATCATCCGGAGTGCCGGTTCCTGATCATCGGGAAGGGGGAAAAAGAGGACGAGTTGAAAGCGCTGTCGGAGAAGAACGGCGTCGCCGGGAATGTTCTTTTTCTCGGCGAGCGGACGGATCCGATTCCCGCCGTCCATTTGCTGGATGTTTTCTTCCTGCATTCCTACACCGAAGGCAGTTCCGTCTCCAGCCTGGAAGCCATGTCTCTGGGGAAACCGGTGGTGGCGACCTCCGTGGGGGGTGTCCTGGAGATCGTCGTCCACTTGGAAAACGGCCTGCTCGTGCCGCCGGGCGATCCCGCGGCCCTGGCGGCGGCCGTCGGCCGGCTTCTCGACGATCCCGGTTTGGCGGCGAGACTGGCGGCGGCGGGCCGGGCCGGCGTCCAAACCCGATTCCGGGCCGAGCGAATGGTCGAAAATGTTCGCACGATTTTCGCCGAGCTTGCGGCCGGGAAGCGTCGGAGGACGGAACAGCCTCTCCCGACCCGCCGAAACCGGGCCGATCTTCCGGGCGTGTCCATCGACAACCTGGACATGGCGGGTGCCCTGGCCGAGATCGAACGTCTCATGGCCGGAGGCGGCCCGGCTCTTGTGGTGACGCCCAATGTCCAGCACATCAACCTGATCCGCAAGGATGCCGACTTCCGTGCCGCCTACGCCTCGGCCTCTCTCGTTCTTCCCGACAGTGTGCCTTTGATCTGGCTGTCGAGGCTACTCGGCCGGCGCCTGAAAGCCCGGGTGGCCGGGTCCGACATCCTGCCGGCATTCTGCCCTCTGGCCGCAGCCAAGGGGTACCGGCCGTTTCTTATGGGGTCGATGCCCGGTGTCGCGGCCCGGGCCGCGGAGATTCTGGAGAAAGCCAATCCCGGTTTGACGATGGCCGGCGTCTTTTCCCCTCCCCTGGATTTCGAGCAAAGTGCGGAAGAATGCCGGAAGACGATCGCGGCCGTGCGGTCGGCCTGCCCGGATGCGCTGTTTATCGGGCTGGGGTCGCCGAAGGGCGAAATCTGGGCCTCCCAAAACCTGGAGGCCATGGGGGTTCCGGCGACGATTTGCGTCGGGGCGGCCTTCGATTTCATCACCGGCCGTCTGAGGCGGGCTCCCCAGTGGATGCAGAAAGCCGGGCTCGAATGGTTTTTCAGGTTGATCCAGGAGCCGCGGAGAATGTGGCGGCGGTATATCCTCGGCAATGCTGAATTTCTGGTCTTTCTCGTCCGTTGGATGATCGAAGGGCGGCCCCGGAAGTGAACAGATGACTCAGGCCGCAACCCTTCTGCGCAAGATGGCCTGCCTGGCCGTGATCGTCACGGGCGACATCCTGGCTTTGTTTGTCTCCTTCATCGCCGGCTTCTTCCTGAGAGACCGCGTTTTGACGGCGCTGCCCGCCTTCGATTTCGAGGCCGTCCCCCTGGGTGTTCAGCTCCAAATGGGGTTTTTCAAAGGCGCGGTGTTTTTGGTCGTGATCTTCGCCTTCGAGAAGCTCTACACGCGGAGGCTGTCTTTCTGGGACGAGACGCGACGCCTGATCGAAGGCGCGACACTGGCTTTCATTCTGATCATGACCACGGTTTTCATCTTCCAGACGTATGCTAAGTTTTCCAGGACGGTCATCATTCTGGCCTGGCTTCTGAGCCTTGGGCTTTTTCCCATAACCCGGCTTCTGGTCAAAAAAATCCTGGCCCGGAGCGGACTCTGGCGGAAAAATGTCGTCATCCTGGGCACGGGCCGGTCGGCCCAGAGGGTGGCCGGAGAAATTCTGAAAAACGAAATACTGGGATATAAGATCGCCGGATTTTTGTCTGAGGCCGGAGGCAATATTGATGAAAAGCTGAGCGGGGACTTGCCCGTTCTCGGACATATTGACGATTTCGAGATCATCGTCCGGGAGTACGATGTGAAAGACGCTGTCATCGCTCTCTCCAACAACCGCCAGAACGAATTGCTCCAGGTCGTCAAGGCCTGCGAACCTTTCGTCGAGACGATCAAGATCGTCCCTTCGATCGGCAACGTCTTTACGGCCGGCGTGAGAATCGACGAACTCGGCGACGTCCTGGCCCTGTCCGTGCCGCGGAATCTGGCCAAGCCCTGGAATACGGCCGGCAAGAGGACTTTCGAGCATTTGATCTGTCTGGCGCTTCTGATTCTGCTTGCGCCCCTGTGGCTGGTCATTGTGGCGGCCCTGAAGATCGACTCCCGGGGACCGGTCATCTTTTCCCAGAAACGGCTGGGCCGGGGCCGGAAGGAATTCAAAATCTATAAGTTCCGGTCCATGTATCTGGACGGCGATGCGCGGCTCGAGCGCTATCTCCGGGACAATCCCGAAGCCCGCGCGGAATGGGAGACCTTCCAGAAGCTTCGAGGCGACGATCCCCGGGTGACGCGGATCGGGAAAATCCTCCGGACCTGGAGCCTGGACGAGATGCCCCAGATCCTGAACGTCCTCAAGGGCGACATGAGTTTGGTCGGCCCGCGCCCCTACCTGCCGCGGGAGCTCCGGAAGCTCGGGCCCATGGCCGCCATCATCTGTCAGGTCAAGCCGGGCCTGACCGGTTTGTGGCAGGTTCGGGGGAGAAATACGCTGACCTTCGAGGAGCGCATGGCCCTGGACGAGTTCTACGTCCGGAACTGGTCGCTGTGGCTGGATGTCGTCATTCTGTTCCAGACAGTCAGAGCCATCCTGCGTCGCGAGGGGGCGTTTTGACGTGAACCGGCCGGACAGAGGGGGCGGCGGCCTCCGGAAACGGGTCGCGGCCGGGACGGTGGCCGTGATCGGGGCGGCGGCCTTCGCGTTTTTTTATTATAAGTACGTTCCGCTCGTCCCCGGTTTCCAGGCTTTTTTGGCCCCGGTCCTGGCGGCCGTGTTTCTGCTGGCTGTGTCGGGATTGGAGCGCGGCCTGACAGCCCTGGTTTTTACCCTGCCGCTCGTCAACAATCTGCCCTACTTTTTCGGTATCTACGAAGAAATCCCCCACGCGCCGACGGCCCTGCCTCTCATTCTGGTTTTTGGGCTGGGATTGACGGTGCGGGCGGCGTTTTTCAGGGAGTCGGAGGGGATGGGCGGGACAGGGGGCGACACCGGAGACCACGTCCGGGTTGGGGCGGGAGCTTTGCCCTTGGGACGTCCCATTGCGGTCTTCGCCGTCCTGGTTTTCCTGTCGGGCGTCATCACGGTATTCCGCTATGCAGGCTTCTATCCCTTTGCGGTGCGGGAGTTTCTTGAACTTGTCGTCAATGTCTCCGGCGTTCGGGCCGGAGGGGCGGTCATGAGCGCCGTTTTCAGCGGATTGAGTTATCTGACGGGCTTTCTGGTCTTTACCGCCGTTTGGCGGTCGTCCGGCGGGCGGGCCTTTTCGGAAAAGCTGCTGCGGACGATGACTGTTACAGCCGTCCCGGCCCTGGTGTTCGCCTTGTACCAGGCGTGGCTGGCGCCGGCGCTCGGCAATATGCCGAGATGGATCGCAAAAGGCCAAATCAACGGCACGTTCAAGGACCCCAATTCCCTGGCCGGATTTCTGGCCGCATTCGTTCCCATCGCGGTCGGACTGGCCCTGGCGGCGCGGGGATGGAAAGGGAAGGCTCTCACGCTGGCCGCGGCCGCTCTGGGGTTGGCCGCGATTCCCTATGCGGGATCGAGAAGCGGGTTGATCGGGCTTGCGGTCGGTCTGGCGGTGTTCTGGGCGGCGGCCGCTTTTGCCTTGGCGCGGCGAAAAGGCGCGAAACATCCGTGGCGGCGGGGAGTCAAGGCGGCGATCGCCGTCATGGCGGTTGCGGTCGTCTTCGTCACGGCCGTTTTGCTTGTGGGCTCTCTGGATTCCACGCTGTCCGAGAGGATGGCCTGGAGCGTGGACGTTTTCAGGGGCGACCTTGCGGTGGACGATTTTTTCAACTTCCGCCTGACTCTCTGGAGCACGGCGATTCGGATGACGGCCGCATTCCCGCTTTCCGGAGTCGGTGTGGGCGCTTATATCGTCGAGCTGCCCAATTTTCTGGCGGCGGAGGGGAGAGTCAGGGTGCATACGGATTCGGCGCTCAACTATTTTCTGCAGATTGGGGCCGAGCTGGGGCTGCCGGGGATTGTTTTGGCGCTATGGATTTTCGGCGGGATTACCGTGCGGATGATCCGGACGGTCAAGTCACGGGCGGTGGATTATGCGGCTCTCGGTGTGGTGTCCGGGCTGGCCGCTTTGTATGCGGTCTTTCTGTTTCACACGTTTATCGGAAGCTTTGAAGTCACGGCCTTTTTCTGGCTTCTGGCCGGACTGCTGTTCCGGATGACGGAGGGCAATGCTGAAGACAGGACCGGGCCTGAGAAAACGGGAGGGGAGAGTCAAGCGGGAGTTGTGGGAATTGGGACCCGGGTGGAGAGAACAGCCGCTGCGGAAGATGCGTGCCGGGAAGGGGAGAGAGTGCGAACGGAGAAGACGGGCGGGGCTCGGGCCGGGAAGCGAAAAAGAGCTGCGGGCGCGGCCGGACTGGTTGGGGCGGGCCTGGGGGTTTTCCTGTTCGGCGCCGTTCATTTCCGGAACTCGCTCGGGCCGCTGTCCATCGAACAGAGAACGGCGGACTTCGGCTGGGTCCAGGATTTCGGGTTTTACGGACGGGAGAGGAACGAGCGGGGATTTGATTTCCGGTGGTCGGGGAAACGCGTCGGGCTGGTCCTGCCGGACTTGGGTGTTCCGCTGGTTCTTCCCGTGACGGCCATGCATCCGGATATCGCGGGGCGCCCGGTCGTGATCCGGATCTGCCGGGCCGACCGGATTTTTCATCCGACGGAGGTTCTCCTCGAACACGTGCAGCGTGACAAGGACTGGACGGAGATCGAGATTCCGAGTGGACGCGGGGATGGGGATGTGGTCCGCCTGCTCATCGAAGCGGATCGAACCTGGAGTCCGCAACGTGACCTGGGCGTTCCCGATCCGCGTGAACTCGGTTTCGCCATGGGGGAGCCGTGGTACCGGCATCATAAAGAGCCGCCGGCGCCGGAATTCACGGTCCGGAGCGAGACCCATGATACCGAGCGTTGGGAGGGGCCGTGGGGCAGTCTGCTGGCCGGAAATGCCGCGGCCCGGCTGAGGTTCCGGTTCGAGCCGGGGGTGGGCGAAGGGAAGAGCGCGGCGCTTGTCCTTCAAATGAGAGGCGACCGGGCCGCGGGGATCTGGCCGTTCGCCCTTATCCGGCTGAACGGGCGTCTCATCGGCCGGACGTTTGTCCGGAGCGCCGATTGGGTGAACGTCGTCCTTTATCCCGAGATGGGGCCGGGCGAACATCTCCTGAGCGTCGAGTTCAAAAACAACTTCCACAACCCCCGCACCGGCGCCGACCGCAACCTCTACCTCGGTCCCCTCACCCTGCTCTGGCTGCTGGAAGTGTCACAAAATAAATAAATTAAGCGTAAAAAGTGCGTTTTTTCGGGCAAAAATTCAGTAATCTATTCATTATCAACAACATCCAGCAGCCAGAGTAGCGAGAAAAAAAGGCTGCCGAAAACGTCTTCATAATAGAATGAGCCGTGGGAAGCTTTATTATATTCCTGGATACGCCTGGCACCTGACCCATCGTTGCCATAACAAAGAGTACCTGCTTGAAAAGGATTGTGACAAACGAAATTGGATGAACTGGATTCATCGAGCAATGATCAAGTATGGATTACGCATTCTGAATTACGCCGTCACCTCGAATCATATACATTTACTTGTTTTTGACGAGGGGCGCCGCAAGGTCATCCCGCGATCGATGCAGCTTGCCGAAAGCCGGACGGCACGGGAATATAATCTCAGAAACAGCAGATCGGGCGCTTTCTGGGACGGAAACTACCATGCAACGGCCGTCGAAACCGGAGTCCATCTCTGGAAATGTCTTGTCTATATCGACCTCAACATGGTCCGAGCCGGAGTCGTAAAACATCCCGCCGATTGGCATTATTGCGGATATCAAGAAATGAATAAAAATCGGGATCCTGAATCATGTCTCATTGATCTCGATCTTCTTAAAAGTATCCTGAATATCAAGAGTC comes from Acidobacteriota bacterium and encodes:
- the wbaP gene encoding undecaprenyl-phosphate galactose phosphotransferase WbaP; the encoded protein is MTQAATLLRKMACLAVIVTGDILALFVSFIAGFFLRDRVLTALPAFDFEAVPLGVQLQMGFFKGAVFLVVIFAFEKLYTRRLSFWDETRRLIEGATLAFILIMTTVFIFQTYAKFSRTVIILAWLLSLGLFPITRLLVKKILARSGLWRKNVVILGTGRSAQRVAGEILKNEILGYKIAGFLSEAGGNIDEKLSGDLPVLGHIDDFEIIVREYDVKDAVIALSNNRQNELLQVVKACEPFVETIKIVPSIGNVFTAGVRIDELGDVLALSVPRNLAKPWNTAGKRTFEHLICLALLILLAPLWLVIVAALKIDSRGPVIFSQKRLGRGRKEFKIYKFRSMYLDGDARLERYLRDNPEARAEWETFQKLRGDDPRVTRIGKILRTWSLDEMPQILNVLKGDMSLVGPRPYLPRELRKLGPMAAIICQVKPGLTGLWQVRGRNTLTFEERMALDEFYVRNWSLWLDVVILFQTVRAILRREGAF
- a CDS encoding WecB/TagA/CpsF family glycosyltransferase; translation: MNILMVNPKMSVGGAERIMLTLSRGFREAGDRVVVAAESGTFDQDFREAGADLVRLPLDQDRKNLFQVPGLMARLRRICREREIEIIHSHHRWTTFLAGFAAKSLNIPLVFHCHSRIQGKKRLTSWGDQVIAVSEDLRRYLIDDFHVRPDRIRTVSNAVPDPVCRDRDVERERKAIRSFFGEGWTGPLIGTAGRLVKEKGFDILISAVPLILRDHPECRFLIIGKGEKEDELKALSEKNGVAGNVLFLGERTDPIPAVHLLDVFFLHSYTEGSSVSSLEAMSLGKPVVATSVGGVLEIVVHLENGLLVPPGDPAALAAAVGRLLDDPGLAARLAAAGRAGVQTRFRAERMVENVRTIFAELAAGKRRRTEQPLPTRRNRADLPGVSIDNLDMAGALAEIERLMAGGGPALVVTPNVQHINLIRKDADFRAAYASASLVLPDSVPLIWLSRLLGRRLKARVAGSDILPAFCPLAAAKGYRPFLMGSMPGVAARAAEILEKANPGLTMAGVFSPPLDFEQSAEECRKTIAAVRSACPDALFIGLGSPKGEIWASQNLEAMGVPATICVGAAFDFITGRLRRAPQWMQKAGLEWFFRLIQEPRRMWRRYILGNAEFLVFLVRWMIEGRPRK
- a CDS encoding O-antigen ligase family protein; translation: MNRPDRGGGGLRKRVAAGTVAVIGAAAFAFFYYKYVPLVPGFQAFLAPVLAAVFLLAVSGLERGLTALVFTLPLVNNLPYFFGIYEEIPHAPTALPLILVFGLGLTVRAAFFRESEGMGGTGGDTGDHVRVGAGALPLGRPIAVFAVLVFLSGVITVFRYAGFYPFAVREFLELVVNVSGVRAGGAVMSAVFSGLSYLTGFLVFTAVWRSSGGRAFSEKLLRTMTVTAVPALVFALYQAWLAPALGNMPRWIAKGQINGTFKDPNSLAGFLAAFVPIAVGLALAARGWKGKALTLAAAALGLAAIPYAGSRSGLIGLAVGLAVFWAAAAFALARRKGAKHPWRRGVKAAIAVMAVAVVFVTAVLLVGSLDSTLSERMAWSVDVFRGDLAVDDFFNFRLTLWSTAIRMTAAFPLSGVGVGAYIVELPNFLAAEGRVRVHTDSALNYFLQIGAELGLPGIVLALWIFGGITVRMIRTVKSRAVDYAALGVVSGLAALYAVFLFHTFIGSFEVTAFFWLLAGLLFRMTEGNAEDRTGPEKTGGESQAGVVGIGTRVERTAAAEDACREGERVRTEKTGGARAGKRKRAAGAAGLVGAGLGVFLFGAVHFRNSLGPLSIEQRTADFGWVQDFGFYGRERNERGFDFRWSGKRVGLVLPDLGVPLVLPVTAMHPDIAGRPVVIRICRADRIFHPTEVLLEHVQRDKDWTEIEIPSGRGDGDVVRLLIEADRTWSPQRDLGVPDPRELGFAMGEPWYRHHKEPPAPEFTVRSETHDTERWEGPWGSLLAGNAAARLRFRFEPGVGEGKSAALVLQMRGDRAAGIWPFALIRLNGRLIGRTFVRSADWVNVVLYPEMGPGEHLLSVEFKNNFHNPRTGADRNLYLGPLTLLWLLEVSQNK
- a CDS encoding transposase, whose amino-acid sequence is MSRGKLYYIPGYAWHLTHRCHNKEYLLEKDCDKRNWMNWIHRAMIKYGLRILNYAVTSNHIHLLVFDEGRRKVIPRSMQLAESRTAREYNLRNSRSGAFWDGNYHATAVETGVHLWKCLVYIDLNMVRAGVVKHPADWHYCGYQEMNKNRDPESCLIDLDLLKSILNIKSLPGLRNIYRDMIEKELRLGDLKRQAKWTESLAVGNEEFVDQFRGRLGIRVIHRQVCVDSGSHVLRESEPQY